In Haloarcula limicola, the genomic stretch TGTTTTATTATGTTGTAGGTCTACCTCTCGGTACCGATGCCGAAAACAGAGTGTCCAACGACGCGTCGGGCGGAACTGTTCGTCAGGAGCGACCTCCCGCGGCCCTCCCGGGAGCGCCGAGCGGCCGTCGAGGAGCGACTCGGCCAGCTACAGCGCCGGGGCGTCCTCGACGGGTTCGAGACGACGACCTGGCGGAAGCGCGTCCCGGTCGAGGGCGACGAACCGCGACCGGAGCGCGACCGGTACAACGAGTTCGCCGAGTGGGCCAGCGAGACGGGCGCGTGTCTCGCTCCCTCTTTCGATACCCGACTGTGTTACAGCACGGAGACGGGCGAGAAGCGGACGGAACTCGTCCTGCCAGTCCTGTGTCTCGCCGTCTACGAGGACGGGGAACTGGCACAGGTCGCGCCCGTCGGCGCGGGCGGACAGACGCGCTCTATCGACGCGTTTCTGGCCGAACTCGCCGACGGCGGAACTCGGACGGCGGTCGACGCCGCGACGGTCACGACCGCGAACTGACGATGCGTGGACCGTTCACCGATACGGCTATCTCCGTACTCAGCGTAGGACACTCATTCGGTGTACGATACCATGACCCGCACTCGTCGGTTAGCTGTGTACGTGCGCTCTCCCGTCTCTGACGCGACGGAGCAACGCCAGACGGCCGCGTTAGCGCGCGCTGACTCGCTCCGCCAGCAGGGGCTCGTCGACGACGTGAGCGTCACCTACTGGAACCGCCTTTCGACCGGAGCCGACGCGAACGAAGCCGCCGACATCGCCGCGATGGAGGCGTGGGCCGACGCGCACGGCTGTTCGCTCGCGCCGGCGTTCGACCGCCACGACCGCTCCAGCGCCTTCACCGGCCGCGACTCGGTCGTGACGCTGCCGGTGATCTGTCTCGTCGTCTACGAGGACGACGAAATCGCCGGCGTCTATCCCCACGCCGGTCCCGAGGGGCACTGCACCGTCGCGGACGGACTCGACAGAGTCGAGAGCGCGTTACGGTGCGGCGAGAACCTCGCCTACACCGGATCCCAGCGGTAACCGCCCCACTCCTGGCTCTCGGGGTTCTCGCTCTTGAGGCCGACCTCGGGGTCTCGCAGTTCCTCGACGTGGACGGGTTCGACCTCGTCGCCCGTCTCGACGTCTTCCGTCGTCACCTGTCCGAGCGCGCGAACGGCCTCGCCGTCCACGTCGAACTCGACGATGGCGAGCGTGTTCGGCTGCCGGACGCCAGGCGGTGTCGCGGTCGACTTCGTCCACGTGACGACCTCGGCGGTCTGTCCCGAGAGGTCGTGGGTCTCCTCCTGCGGTTCGCCACACTCCGGACAGCGCGGGTGCGTGGGATACGAGACGTGACCGTTCGGACATTCGCCCGCTTCCAGAGTCATTCTGCGGCCTCCATGATGGTGGTGATGACGCAGTTGCCGAAGCCGCCGACGTTACACGCCAGCGCGGTGTCGGCCTCGACCTGTCGCGGACCGGCCTCGCCGACCAACTGTTCGTATATCTCGACGCCCTGTGCGACGCCGCTCGCCCCCAGCGGGTGGCCCTTGGATTTCAGGCCGCCGGAGGTGTTGATGGGCAACTCGCCGTCCTTCTCCGTCGCGCCGTCCATCGCCATCTCCCACGCGGTGCCCTGGTCTGCGACGCCGATACCCTCCAACTGGAGGAATTCGAGAATGGTGAACATGTCGTGGAGTTCGGCCACGTCCAAGTCGTCGGGACCGAGACCGGCCATCTCGTAGGCCTGCTTGCTCGACTCGACGACGCCGCCCATGACCGTCGGGTCGTCGCGTTCGTGGACGACCTGTGTATCCGTCGCGCCAGCAACGCCCGAGACGACTGCGTACTCGTCGGTAATCTCTTTGGCTCGCTCCTCGGTCGTGAACATCATCGCGGCGCTTCCGTCCGTGATGGGACAGAAGTCGTACAGCCGAAGCGGGTCGGCGATGATGGGCGAGTCGAGCGCTTTCTCCATCGTTATCTCCTTCTGGAACTGCGCCTTCGGGTTGTCGACGCCGTTCTTGTGATTCTTGACGGCGACGCGGGCGAGCGACTCCCGGGGCGCGTCGAACCGTTCGAGGTAGTGCCGCGCGGTCAGCCCGGCGAACGAGGGCAGCGTCACGCCGTGTTTGTACTCCTCGGGGTGGGTGATCGAGGCGATGATGTCCGTCGCCTCGCCGGTGGTCTTGTGCGTCATCTTCTCTCCACCCACCAAGAGCGTCATGTCGCTGGCTCCGGAGGCGACCGATTGCCACGCCTCGTAGATACCCGCCCCGCCCGACGAGGAGGTCTGGTCGACCCGTTCC encodes the following:
- a CDS encoding thiolase C-terminal domain-containing protein, with amino-acid sequence MGVAVIGASMTKFGQRDAWIRELLSQAGEECLDDADVTPKEVEHLYVSNMASGEFEGQTGVMNMLAHDLGVLPAYAERVDQTSSSGGAGIYEAWQSVASGASDMTLLVGGEKMTHKTTGEATDIIASITHPEEYKHGVTLPSFAGLTARHYLERFDAPRESLARVAVKNHKNGVDNPKAQFQKEITMEKALDSPIIADPLRLYDFCPITDGSAAMMFTTEERAKEITDEYAVVSGVAGATDTQVVHERDDPTVMGGVVESSKQAYEMAGLGPDDLDVAELHDMFTILEFLQLEGIGVADQGTAWEMAMDGATEKDGELPINTSGGLKSKGHPLGASGVAQGVEIYEQLVGEAGPRQVEADTALACNVGGFGNCVITTIMEAAE
- a CDS encoding HTH domain-containing protein, which translates into the protein MPKTECPTTRRAELFVRSDLPRPSRERRAAVEERLGQLQRRGVLDGFETTTWRKRVPVEGDEPRPERDRYNEFAEWASETGACLAPSFDTRLCYSTETGEKRTELVLPVLCLAVYEDGELAQVAPVGAGGQTRSIDAFLAELADGGTRTAVDAATVTTAN
- a CDS encoding Zn-ribbon domain-containing OB-fold protein — protein: MTLEAGECPNGHVSYPTHPRCPECGEPQEETHDLSGQTAEVVTWTKSTATPPGVRQPNTLAIVEFDVDGEAVRALGQVTTEDVETGDEVEPVHVEELRDPEVGLKSENPESQEWGGYRWDPV
- a CDS encoding HTH domain-containing protein: MTRTRRLAVYVRSPVSDATEQRQTAALARADSLRQQGLVDDVSVTYWNRLSTGADANEAADIAAMEAWADAHGCSLAPAFDRHDRSSAFTGRDSVVTLPVICLVVYEDDEIAGVYPHAGPEGHCTVADGLDRVESALRCGENLAYTGSQR